The following proteins are co-located in the Dyadobacter chenwenxiniae genome:
- a CDS encoding SCP2 sterol-binding domain-containing protein — MSLQILTDRVKNILGTDSGLNATVKFKTEEGNVFIDSKSVPNSVTNDDLEADCTFEVSTKNALKLIDGDLNAMMAYMTGKLKIDGDMGVAMKIAETFGGK; from the coding sequence AAATTCTGACCGATCGCGTTAAAAATATCCTGGGAACCGACAGCGGCCTTAATGCCACGGTTAAGTTCAAAACGGAAGAAGGCAATGTGTTTATCGATAGCAAATCAGTTCCTAATTCCGTGACGAATGATGACCTGGAAGCAGATTGCACGTTTGAAGTTTCTACAAAAAATGCACTTAAACTCATCGACGGCGACCTGAATGCCATGATGGCTTATATGACGGGCAAACTTAAAATCGATGGCGATATGGGTGTGGCCATGAAAATCGCCGAAACTTTTGGTGGAAAATAG
- a CDS encoding Gfo/Idh/MocA family protein: protein MEKQKVLSETDIKRRDFLKAGALAAGTFMIVPRHVLGKGYIAPSDKLNIAAVGCGGKADTNIRLAYNEGADNIVALCDVDDRQAVKYRKQFPNAPYYKDYRKMLEKEARNVDAVIVTTPDHMHFPIAMAAMELGKHVYIEKPLTKDIWEARNLTNAAKKYKVVTQMGNQGSSSDGTRQTEALVQSGIIGDVHQIEVWTDRPVWPQGVKSPKDKGESQPVPEGVDWDLWLGTAPKRDYHEAYMPFRWRGYWDFGTGALGDMGCHFIDVPFRALKLGYPTSVECSVGSVYADFFEQAFFDDVAPPSASIHMKFASKTPGKDINFSWYDGGMRPQLPEGCDYKTVFGSVDGGMLFTGTKGILSAEMFGNNPRLWPEKKFETVRPNIKPRALVPGGSEGHQQQFVQACKKGHGAYTSSAFEESGPLTEIVLMGNLAVRSYLHREPKADGKGGFEFPGRQKLIWDGANMKITNFDVANQFVKREYRTGW, encoded by the coding sequence ATGGAAAAGCAAAAAGTGCTGAGCGAAACTGACATTAAACGCAGGGACTTCTTAAAAGCCGGCGCGCTGGCAGCGGGGACTTTCATGATTGTCCCGCGTCATGTTTTGGGAAAAGGATACATTGCCCCCAGCGACAAGCTAAACATTGCGGCTGTGGGCTGCGGTGGAAAAGCAGATACGAATATAAGGCTGGCTTATAATGAAGGCGCAGATAACATTGTCGCATTATGTGACGTAGACGACCGCCAGGCCGTAAAATACCGCAAGCAATTTCCAAATGCACCTTATTATAAGGATTACCGGAAAATGCTCGAAAAGGAAGCCAGGAACGTGGACGCCGTTATTGTTACCACGCCTGATCACATGCATTTTCCGATTGCAATGGCCGCTATGGAGCTGGGAAAGCATGTATATATTGAAAAACCATTAACCAAAGATATTTGGGAAGCGCGAAACCTTACAAACGCAGCCAAAAAATATAAAGTTGTAACCCAAATGGGCAACCAGGGCAGCAGCAGCGATGGCACCAGGCAAACGGAAGCATTGGTGCAATCCGGCATTATCGGTGATGTGCATCAAATTGAAGTATGGACCGACAGGCCGGTTTGGCCGCAAGGCGTAAAATCACCCAAAGACAAAGGCGAATCGCAGCCCGTTCCGGAAGGAGTGGACTGGGACCTTTGGCTGGGAACTGCTCCGAAACGTGATTACCACGAAGCGTACATGCCGTTCAGGTGGCGCGGTTACTGGGACTTTGGCACGGGCGCATTGGGCGATATGGGCTGCCACTTCATCGACGTGCCGTTCCGCGCATTGAAACTGGGCTATCCAACCTCGGTGGAATGCAGCGTAGGCTCTGTTTATGCCGACTTTTTCGAGCAGGCATTTTTCGATGACGTTGCCCCGCCATCCGCATCCATTCACATGAAATTCGCTTCAAAAACGCCGGGTAAGGACATTAATTTCTCCTGGTACGACGGCGGCATGCGCCCGCAATTGCCGGAAGGCTGCGATTATAAAACCGTTTTCGGAAGCGTTGACGGCGGTATGCTGTTTACGGGAACAAAAGGAATTTTGAGCGCAGAAATGTTTGGGAATAATCCGCGTTTATGGCCCGAAAAGAAATTTGAAACAGTCAGACCCAATATAAAACCACGCGCATTGGTTCCTGGTGGCTCGGAAGGACATCAGCAGCAATTCGTACAAGCTTGCAAAAAAGGCCATGGTGCTTACACAAGTTCTGCATTTGAAGAGTCCGGGCCTTTGACAGAGATTGTGTTAATGGGAAATCTTGCCGTGCGTTCTTACCTGCACCGTGAGCCCAAAGCCGACGGAAAAGGCGGATTTGAATTTCCGGGGAGACAAAAGCTCATCTGGGACGGCGCCAATATGAAGATCACCAACTTTGACGTTGCAAATCAGTTTGTGAAGAGAGAATATCGGACTGGGTGGTAG